From one Rhizobium sp. CIAT894 genomic stretch:
- a CDS encoding aminoglycoside phosphotransferase family protein, producing MFASHLDRWSLISDGEPIITHSSRLLPVLWRKRPAMLKVATDIDERYGALLMQWWDGDGAAHVYAHEGDALLLERATGKRSLLAMAMDGEDDEASRILCRTAARLHAPRERPLPDPIPLTRWFRDLEPAAGKHGGTLADCSAIANALLADPRDLSVLHGDIHHGNILDFEERGWLAIDPKRLHGERGFDFANIFANEELPTITDPARFRRQLAIVSAEARLEPKRLLQWIAAYSGLSAAWFLGDPNIEQAETALTVARIALSELRT from the coding sequence CGGCGAGCCCATCATCACCCATTCGAGCCGCCTGCTGCCGGTCCTCTGGCGGAAGAGGCCCGCCATGCTGAAAGTCGCGACCGATATCGACGAACGATACGGCGCGCTGTTGATGCAATGGTGGGACGGCGACGGCGCGGCTCATGTCTATGCCCACGAAGGCGACGCCCTATTGCTGGAGAGGGCAACCGGGAAACGCTCGCTGCTTGCCATGGCGATGGACGGCGAAGACGACGAAGCGAGCCGCATTCTTTGCCGAACCGCGGCGCGGCTGCATGCGCCGCGCGAAAGACCGCTCCCCGATCCCATTCCCCTCACCCGCTGGTTCCGCGATCTCGAACCGGCCGCCGGCAAACATGGCGGCACGCTTGCCGACTGCTCGGCGATCGCCAACGCCCTGCTTGCCGATCCGCGCGATCTCTCCGTCCTCCACGGCGACATCCACCACGGCAACATTCTCGATTTCGAGGAGCGCGGCTGGCTGGCGATCGACCCGAAACGGCTCCACGGCGAGCGCGGTTTCGATTTCGCCAATATCTTCGCCAACGAGGAATTGCCCACCATTACCGACCCCGCCCGCTTCCGCCGCCAGCTCGCCATCGTCTCGGCAGAAGCCCGGCTGGAGCCGAAGCGGCTGCTGCAGTGGATCGCCGCCTATTCCGGCCTTTCCGCCGCCTGGTTCCTTGGCGATCCCAATATCGAGCAGGCGGAGACGGCTTTGACGGTCGCACGGATCGCGCTGTCAGAACTTCGGACCTAA